ccATTAATGATGTAAGGCAAGCACTTACATCTTCATTGGAATATGATTCTTCAATTCCCCTGAAAATGAGACcaacaagaaaaaccagcagAAAATTAAGAAAATCCTGCTTCAGAATTAGAAGCTAAGCTGTAATAAAACTAAAGTTGCTTATCGAATTTGCGATCAGCTTAAGTCACATATTGGTAGCTCCAAAAACTCAGCTTAACACAAGAGGCAATGGCGGCGAAGCACACTAGCACAAGCAGCAGTTTTGGGAGCTATAAAAGctgaaaaaaaaacaaagaaatttAATCTCCTCAGGCAGTAGAGCTGGAGAAGACGATTCAGACGAGAATGAAGAGGCAAGATCTAAAAATCTACAATGAGGGGAAAAAAGCCTTAGCCTCACCTTGAATCGATGGGAAGAAGAGGAAAGCAGGAAACAACGTCGGTCAGACACAACAGAGGAGGAGCAGGCAAGACCAGTCGACTTCGAGACTAGGAGCTAGATGGAATAGGGCATGAGGCGCTGGATGCAGGAGAAAGATAAGAAAAAAACATATAGCAGATGCAGATGGTGGGCTGGGCTTAGGCAGGCAGACTGTATATGGGCTAGCTGGACGAATGAAGACAAGGGCATATAAGTAATTACATAAATaggttaattaattttaaatacttaccaACGCAGAGTCTTTTATTATCTGTCTTTTATTATCCTCTGTTTTTCAATTCTTGCTTTCTACCCTGTCGTGATCGCCAATACATCAACACAAGACTTCGAAAACTTCATCTCCCTTCTTTCTTTGCATACAGGTTTGATTCTTAACTGCACGCAAGATATGATCTCCAAGAAATCAGTCGCGATGATGCACAAATCCATTTTATTTGTTTGTCCTTGGTGGATTTTTAGGGTTTTCTTTTtagatttcattttattttcatttgccTTTGCTGGAGGATAGGCTAATGGAAATCAAGATTCTTGCTTTTATCTAGTTatggttttgttctttgattgcgGCAACTGATGGATTTTCATATAGTGGATTCGACTGATATGTTGTCTTTATATGCTTTATCTGGCTCCGGTTAAGGTTTTTGTATTCATCGTTTCCGTGGTGTTAAAGAAAACAGATTGGGCAGAGAATGTGGATATCGTTTGATAAATCAGTTATATGGTATCGTCTGTTCATCCTACTATTGTGTTTTGTCTTTCTAGCATGGATGCGAAGATTGCGACCATTCATTCACGACTTGGAGGAGGACCTGCGCGCAACAATGTTGTTTGTCGTTACTGGATGATGGGAAAGTGTAATCGGAACCCCTGTAGGTTCATGCACAGAGAATTGCCACCTCCTAATGTTTATCGAAGAACATCTGAGCAACCCAATCTTTTACGGAAGGAACAATCGATTAGGAGCCCTAGCCATGGCCTCAAAAATTCATTGGCAttgagtgatggatctgaagttaAAACTGCTCAGAATAGCACCAATCATGTTATTAAGGATCCACCTAGGAAACGCCCCAATCCTGGGAATTCTTTGGCTTCAAatagtggaggtggaggtggtgggtCTGAATATAAATGCACTCGTGAGAGCTCCAGTTCTGGCACTAAGGCAATGAATTTGGAGAAGATAAAACCATCCTCTAATTCATCAGTTCTGGTTGTTGAAGGCAATGCTTCTGAAGAAAAAACTGTTGAGTGCTCAAAAAAGGCATGTGAGAACTGGATGTCAGACAAATGTGATAAAGAAGATGGGTGCCAGTTCTTGCATTCATGGTTTTATGGGGATTGGTTTTGGACATTGGCAAAGCTCAAGGGGCACATACAGGTGATCATCTTGTTGAATTTTTCTTTGACTTTCTAGTAATCCGTTCATGTTTTATATAATCTGTGTTTTCTTTTGCATGCAAACAATTTTATGCGCAGGAGGAGTTATTATGTAAACTTATGGATAAATGTTTGATCTTCATTGGTGACTTTTTGTATGATAGGCTGTCTCTGGGATTGCTCTTCCATCAAGATCTGACAAGCTTTTCTCGAGTAGTAGTGATGGAACAGTACATGTTTGGGATTGCAATACTGGTCAATCAACAAGAGTGATAAATGTTGCTGTCAAAATTGGGGCTTTAATCAGTGAAGGCCCCTGGATATTTGTAGGCTTGCCAAATATTGTTAAGGTTAGCTTACATCTGACTTGTAGTGCTTCATCTAGCTTGGTTAGTTTCTGCTTATTATAAGCTTATGGCCATTTTGTGTGTGATCTTTTAGGCATGGAACATTGAGACAGCTGCTGAATTTAATCTCGATGGGCCAGTTGGGCAAGTTAATGCTATAGCTGTAGCTGATGTTGTTGATATGCTTTTTGCGGGGGCACAGGTAATTGCATCtataattttttaagttgttgACATGTTTACCGGTGGATACAATAAGCTTCTAATTATTGATGCCCGATTTTGTGGAAATTTTGAGATGATGCATTAGGTTTTTGCCACATTATTACTGTTTATTGTTCTTAAATGTAAGGGTGAGGTACTGATGTAGCACAAGCTTTTTGTGTGCCCATTCCTATGATTTTTGGAAGCTGCTTTCCCATTGATGGCATCATGTTCAATTGTTATGCTGTGAATCTTTCTTCTgcatgatttctttttcttatcatCACCATGAATATGATGTGgtgaaaaaataaagaagaattcaAATTGTTTTCTTTTTTGTGTTTACAGGATGGTGCCATTTTGGCTTGGAAAGGGAGTGCTAAGAACCCAAATCCTTTTGAACTGGCCTCATCTATGAAAGGTCACACCAGTGCTGTTATATGCTTGACCATTGGAAGAAATAGGCTATACTCTGGTTCTGTGGACAATACTATAAGGGTAATGCTTGTAACCTTACTATTTTTTCCTTTGTGTGTGATTTTGTGTAGAAGATAGCTCTGATATAGCCCTACACTTTGTAAAACATGAGACTCAATACTCTCAGTCAATTGGATTAAGGCAATACATTGTAATTATGTGAATTTTTGAAGCCAACATGCATATCATTTGTAACGTATCCGATAAGGGTATATTGTTTTCGCCCTATTAATTCACTGAAGTTATTTTGAGGCACTACACCCTTATATATTTggcttattttaaattaaatttttgtatcaATAGTGCATCTGAGTGATATTTGGaagaaattttatttctttttggaTTAATTCTTCATGTTTTCTTCCATATCCGATTTCTAAATACATAagagttcaattttttttttatcagcttTCCTTTTGTTCCTTCATGTGCATGGGAAGGATATATTTGGTTGTTTGATTCTACTCTCACCCTCCAAATTTTGTTTTTGTCATTTTTCTTTTAGGCGTGGGACCTCGACACTTTACAGTGTGTTCATACATTGAGTGGTCATAATGATGCTGTAACGTCTCTTATTTGTTGGGATCAATATCTACTGTCTTGTTCATTAGACAAGACAATAAAAGCATGGGCTTTTACTGAAGAGGGTAACTTGGACGTGATTTACACACATAATGAGGAACATGTAAGTTATTTATCTCCAACTTCTAAGTTTATATTCTTGTGCATTTTAAGTagacttttattttttcttagatCTTAGGGTTAGATTTGTTTGAACATTAGTTATTGTGGTATGATTGACCAAGTTTATTTGGTCCTATGGAATGTAGTTCCTAATTTTTATTTAAGCTCTCTTGGTGGATGTAATTTCCGTATgctatcttttattttttaaaaaattgtactCAGCTTTAAAAATTTGAGTAAAATCAATCCTATTCTCTTTGAGCTACGAAGATTTTGTTTGTTAATTGTCTTGGGCTTTAATATATGAAGTGGAAGCGTCTATTAAAAATGCAATTGTTATTTGTTTATCGATCTTTGTTATTTGATTTCTTATACTCTATTTcacagttattttattttattatttgattgaaATTGTCAAAGTAATGGTGGAATGAAataatttccattgtaaaattaATGTTTCTTTGTAACAGGGCGCTATTGCTCTTTGTGGGATGCCTGATGCAGAAGCAAAACCAATTTTGCTTTACTCTTGCAATGACAATACTGTTTACCTGTACGAACTGCCAACGTAAGTGCACACTAAAAGACCTATAGCAATCAGCGTGCggtgaattgattttttttttttttttggcactgCCCTAAAAATATAATCCTATTTCATTGTCTAGATTCATTGAGAGGGGTAGGATTTTTTCGAAAAGCGAAGTGAGAACAATTCAGACGGGTCCTAGAGGTCTCTTTTTCACTGGTGATGGAATTGGAACGCTGGACGTTTGGAAGTTGACTGAATCACATGGAAGAGCTATGGAAATAGCATGATATCTTTGTAACTACCTGTCTTGCAAAATTTGGTCATCCTGTTTGAGttctgttgatttttttttttgtagaaaTTGTAGAACTACGTGGACCTGATCCTTCATTTTGTGATGGAGGTACGTAGGCAGCCTTCGGGTGCGGTCCAAATTATGTAATAACTATTTTTTGTTTGTTTTAAATTCTTTTTGTTTGTTTTTCAATTCACATTTGCATTTCACTTGGCTTTTGGATTTTTGTCATTTGAGCAATATTGTGTAATAAGTAATTGATGTTATTGTCCTTAAGAAGTCATCCTATGACCCATATTCTTTATTGTTATCAAATGTAAGAATTCATCTTAAGGCCCCATATTCTTAATTCTATTATTCATCCTCTCATTTTCAATGAAGTCaatattgttttcattttttcctTTGTTGAATACTCCCAATACCTACTCTTCATTATGATTCAAAAGGATCGTATCTTTGATTGATTCCATTCCATCAAAATGTTATCACATTACTCTTATCTTTGTTATTGCTCTTTTCTTATACATAAATATCATTTTGCCCTTCTCAATTTAGTTGGGAAAAagacacttaaaaaaaaaaattgaaattgaggAAATCCCAAATTCAAATGTGGCAGCGTTGGTCAACTGGAATTTTTCAGCAAGGGAGCATTGTTGGGCATCATGAATAAATTGTGACCAAGaagaataaaaaataagaaaatggcAGCGTTTTATGACGCTAACTCAGAAAAATAAATTAGCTTGGAATGAGTGTATGTATAGAAAGTCATCCTCAGGTAACAAGCTGGTTCTTTTGAGTTGGTTTCAGGCAcgatgtctttttttttttgttcttgtaGATGAAGTACAATATCATCCGAACTAATccaagaaggaatatttgatgtcTGAATATACAAGCAGACACCAAAGAGAAAATTAAGGGTTTGTATTTTAGTGCTTGAAAATTggtataataataagtttttgtTGGTAATTAGCTAGCGAAAACGGTTTTGAAGGAGAGCGATGAAGAGCCAGGGGTTGAGAATGAGAAAGTGGAGTCCGCTGCTCTTCCTCCATCTGAGGGGGTTCCTGAAACAACAGGTAAAGAAGAACCCGCTGCAGATGGTCATGACGCTGTTAATACCCAACAGGCTTGTGTTGAGGATTTGAATACAGATGATGATGAGAAGAAAGAGGAATCGGAGAAACATTCTGAGGAGGACGAGGATCCCGTAACTGACACTCAAACTGCCTCACGCAAAATGGAGGTTCCCAATGATAAGGTGCGCTAAAATAGCCCCAAAATGGTAACTAAAGTCTTCAggaaaatgaattattggaagggaTTTTGAAGGTGATGCTGTAAAGTCTTACTGGGATCAATTGACTTTGAACCATTTTTAGAGTAGGAAATGGTAGCCAAAATTGTACCACAATGCATAACAGAAATGATTGATATTGCCGCTAACAAAATATATAACCAATTGTATAACGTATACAGAATATATTGTGGCAATCACATTATTGTGATCCCAGTGCAGCCATTTTGCTGTTTCTATTTGCTATTTTGATGATTGGAATCTTTACGGAACTTGTTTTTAAAGAAAGCCTTTGACAAATATGTTGCGTTGCGTAAATACTGTTTTGCAGGTTGGGGTTCTTATTGGAAAGGGTGGAGATACTATTCGTTACCTGCAGACTGCAGTATAATTCTGGGGCAAAAATTCAAATCACAAGGGATGCTGATGCTAATCCTCAATCCACAACAAGGCCAGTAGAAATAATAGGGACTTTAAGTAATATAAAGAAGGCTGAGAAGCTCATTAATGCTGTCATAGCAGAGGTAGCTGAATTAATTTTATTTCCTAAGTACAACTTCCTTGTGTTTTTTCccagttttctttttcttttctttaacatGCTATGAGTTGATTTGGAGATTATGATACTGATTTTCTATCATTCCCTAACATAAGCATGATTATTGCAGGCTGATGCTTGTGGTTCCCCCTCCCTTGTAGCTAGGGGCCTACCTAGTGCACAGACCGGTGTAGTGTGAGAACAACTTGAGATGCAAGTTCCAAATGAGAAGGTTGTTGGTTACATTTATAGCTGACGATACATGGTTATTACAGTAAAtacttatttgatattttttaaaCATACTTACGTAATCAGTCCTTGTACCAGGTTGGTCTGATCATAGGCAGAGGTGGGGACGCCATTAAAGCTCTCCAAGCCAAATCGGGAGCGCGCATTCAGGTAGTTGATGTCGTTGGCCTTGCATTGAAATTTGTTTTTGTATAGACTAGGCCTTGATTGTAGTCGTTAACATTGTTTAGAAAGTGTTCATCTTAGGAAATAACTAACAAGCCTATTTTCATTTAGTTGATACCTCAACATCTTCCAGAAGTGGATGGTTCCAAAGAAAGGACAGTGAGAGTGACTGGTGATAGAAAGCAAATTGAGATGGCTAGAGAAATGATAAAGGATGTTATGAATCAGGTTTGTTATTTACGTTTCTTAGTTTCCGCACAATTCAGGCCTAGTTCCTTTCAGTTGTAATTGCATCTATTTGATAGCTATATTGGTTAATATTTGAGTAGTTTCTAATTGTATTCttcaattaatttttatgttGATAAATTTTGTTGAATGGTTATCGCTATCAGTTTTAAT
The nucleotide sequence above comes from Hevea brasiliensis isolate MT/VB/25A 57/8 unplaced genomic scaffold, ASM3005281v1 Scaf524, whole genome shotgun sequence. Encoded proteins:
- the LOC110665612 gene encoding zinc finger CCCH domain-containing protein 48-like isoform X4 translates to MVSSVHPTIVFCLSSMDAKIATIHSRLGGGPARNNVVCRYWMMGKCNRNPCRFMHRELPPPNVYRRTSEQPNLLRKEQSIRSPSHGLKNSLALSDGSEVKTAQNSTNHVIKDPPRKRPNPGNSLASNSGGGGGGSEYKCTRESSSSGTKAMNLEKIKPSSNSSVLVVEGNASEEKTVECSKKACENWMSDKCDKEDGCQFLHSWFYGDWFWTLAKLKGHIQAVSGIALPSRSDKLFSSSSDGTVHVWDCNTGQSTRVINVAVKIGALISEGPWIFVGLPNIVKAWNIETAAEFNLDGPVGQVNAIAVADVVDMLFAGAQDGAILAWKGSAKNPNPFELASSMKGHTSAVICLTIGRNRLYSGSVDNTIRAWDLDTLQCVHTLSGHNDAVTSLICWDQYLLSCSLDKTIKAWAFTEEGNLDVIYTHNEEHKQNQFCFTLAMTILFTCTNCQHSLRGVGFFRKAK
- the LOC110665612 gene encoding zinc finger CCCH domain-containing protein 48-like isoform X2; translated protein: MDAKIATIHSRLGGGPARNNVVCRYWMMGKCNRNPCRFMHRELPPPNVYRRTSEQPNLLRKEQSIRSPSHGLKNSLALSDGSEVKTAQNSTNHVIKDPPRKRPNPGNSLASNSGGGGGGSEYKCTRESSSSGTKAMNLEKIKPSSNSSVLVVEGNASEEKTVECSKKACENWMSDKCDKEDGCQFLHSWFYGDWFWTLAKLKGHIQAVSGIALPSRSDKLFSSSSDGTVHVWDCNTGQSTRVINVAVKIGALISEGPWIFVGLPNIVKAWNIETAAEFNLDGPVGQVNAIAVADVVDMLFAGAQDGAILAWKGSAKNPNPFELASSMKGHTSAVICLTIGRNRLYSGSVDNTIRAWDLDTLQCVHTLSGHNDAVTSLICWDQYLLSCSLDKTIKAWAFTEEGNLDVIYTHNEEHGAIALCGMPDAEAKPILLYSCNDNTVYLYELPTFIERGRIFSKSEVRTIQTGPRGLFFTGDGIGTLDVWKLTESHGRAMEIA
- the LOC110665612 gene encoding zinc finger CCCH domain-containing protein 48-like isoform X3, producing MVSSVHPTIVFCLSSMDAKIATIHSRLGGGPARNNVVCRYWMMGKCNRNPCRFMHRELPPPNVYRRTSEQPNLLRKEQSIRSPSHGLKNSLALSDGSEVKTAQNSTNHVIKDPPRKRPNPGNSLASNSGGGGGGSEYKCTRESSSSGTKAMNLEKIKPSSNSSVLVVEGNASEEKTVECSKKACENWMSDKCDKEDGCQFLHSWFYGDWFWTLAKLKGHIQAVSGIALPSRSDKLFSSSSDGTVHVWDCNTGQSTRVINVAVKIGALISEGPWIFVGLPNIVKDGAILAWKGSAKNPNPFELASSMKGHTSAVICLTIGRNRLYSGSVDNTIRAWDLDTLQCVHTLSGHNDAVTSLICWDQYLLSCSLDKTIKAWAFTEEGNLDVIYTHNEEHGAIALCGMPDAEAKPILLYSCNDNTVYLYELPTFIERGRIFSKSEVRTIQTGPRGLFFTGDGIGTLDVWKLTESHGRAMEIA
- the LOC110665612 gene encoding zinc finger CCCH domain-containing protein 48-like isoform X1 → MVSSVHPTIVFCLSSMDAKIATIHSRLGGGPARNNVVCRYWMMGKCNRNPCRFMHRELPPPNVYRRTSEQPNLLRKEQSIRSPSHGLKNSLALSDGSEVKTAQNSTNHVIKDPPRKRPNPGNSLASNSGGGGGGSEYKCTRESSSSGTKAMNLEKIKPSSNSSVLVVEGNASEEKTVECSKKACENWMSDKCDKEDGCQFLHSWFYGDWFWTLAKLKGHIQAVSGIALPSRSDKLFSSSSDGTVHVWDCNTGQSTRVINVAVKIGALISEGPWIFVGLPNIVKAWNIETAAEFNLDGPVGQVNAIAVADVVDMLFAGAQDGAILAWKGSAKNPNPFELASSMKGHTSAVICLTIGRNRLYSGSVDNTIRAWDLDTLQCVHTLSGHNDAVTSLICWDQYLLSCSLDKTIKAWAFTEEGNLDVIYTHNEEHGAIALCGMPDAEAKPILLYSCNDNTVYLYELPTFIERGRIFSKSEVRTIQTGPRGLFFTGDGIGTLDVWKLTESHGRAMEIA